The proteins below come from a single Cannabis sativa cultivar Pink pepper isolate KNU-18-1 chromosome 3, ASM2916894v1, whole genome shotgun sequence genomic window:
- the LOC115709618 gene encoding cell division control protein 48 homolog D: MADQAESSDAKGTKRDFSTAILERKKAANRLVVDEAINDDNSVVSLHPDTLEKLQLFRGDTILIKGKKRKDTVCIALADDTCDEPKIRMNKVVRSNLRVRLGDVVSVHQCADVKYGKRVHILPIDDSIEGVTGNLFDAYLKPYFLEAYRPVRKGDLFLVRGGMRSVEFKVIETDPPEYCVVAPDTEIFCEGEPVRREDEDRLDEVGYDDVGGVRKQMAQIRELVELPLRHPQLFKSIGVKPPKGILLYGPPGSGKTLIARAVANETGAFFFCINGPEIMSKLAGESESNLRKAFEEAEKNAPSIIFIDEIDSIAPKREKTHGEVERRIVSQLLTLMDGLKSRAHVIVMGATNRPNSIDPALRRFGRFDREIDIGVPDEIGRLEVLRIHTKNMKLAEDVDLERISKDTHGYVGADLAALCTEAALQCIREKMDVIDLEDESIDAEILNSMAVTNEHFATALGTSNPSALRETVVEVPNVSWEDIGGLENVKRELQETVQYPVEHPEKFEKFGMSPSKGVLFYGPPGCGKTLLAKAIANECQANFISIKGPELLTMWFGESEANVREIFDKARGSAPCVLFFDELDSIATQRGSSVGDAGGAADRVLNQLLTEMDGMSAKKTVFIIGATNRPDIIDPALLRPGRLDQLIYIPLPDEESRFQIFKSCLRKSPVAKDVDLSALAKYTQGFSGADITEICQRACKYAIRENIEKDIEKERRRKDNPEAMEEDVDDEVAEIKAAHFEESMKYARRSVSDADIRKYQAFAQTLQQSRGFGTEFRFAESGSAAAGADPFATTAGAADEDDLYN; this comes from the exons ATGGCTGATCAAGCTGAATCTTCAGACGC TAAGGGAACGAAAAGGGACTTCAGTACCGCTATTCTTGAGCGGAAGAAAGCTGCTAATCGGCTTGTTGTAGATGAGGCTATCAACGATGACAACTCTGTCGTCTCTCTTCACCCGGACACCCTGGAGAAACTCCAGCTTTTCCGTGGCGATACGATTTTGATAAAG GGAAAGAAAAGGAAGGACACTGTCTGCATTGCTCTTGCTGATGATACCTGCGATGAACCAAAGATAAGGATGAACAAGGTTGTTAGGAGCAACTTAAGAGTCAGGCTTGGAGATGTTGTTTCCGTGCACCAGTGTGCTGATGTCAAGTATGGAAAACGTGTGCACATTCTTCCCATTGATGATTCCATTGAGGGAGTTACCGGGAATCTTTTTGATGCATACTTGAAAC CTTACTTCTTGGAAGCATATCGTCCAGTAAGAAAGGGTGATCTTTTCCTTGTTAGAGGTGGAATGAGAAGTGTTGAATTCAAGGTTATTGAAACTGATCCTCCAGAGTATTGTGTGGTTGCACCGGACACTGAGATCTTTTGTGAGGGGGAGCCCGTGAGAAGGGAGGACGAGGATAGATTGGATGAGGTTGGTTATGATGATGTTGGTGGTGTTAGAAAGCAGATGGCTCAGATTCGTGAACTTGTGGAACTGCCTCTTAGACACCCACAGCTGTTTAAATCAATTGGAGTTAAGCCACCAAAAGGAATTCTACTGTATGGACCTCCTGGATCTGGTAAAACTTTAATTGCAAGAGCTGTTGCAAATGAAACTGGTGCATTCTTTTTCTGCATTAATGGACCAGAGATCATGTCAAAGTTGGCCGGAGAGAGTGAAAGCAATTTGAGGAAAGCTTTTGAGGAAGCAGAGAAGAATGCCccatcaattatttttattgatgaGATTGATTCCATTGCTCCAAAGCGAGAGAAGACACATGGAGAAGTTGAGAGGAGGATTGTGTCCCAGCTATTGACACTCATGGATGGACTGAAATCTCGTGCACATGTCATTGTTATGGGAGCTACAAATCGTCCCAACAGTATTGACCCGGCCCTTAGAAGGTTTGGGAGATTTGATAGAGAAATAGATATTGGGGTTCCTGATGAAATTGGACGTCTTGAGGTCCTTCGCATTCATACAAAGAACATGAAGCTTGCTGAAGAT GTGGATTTGGAAAGAATTTCCAAGGACACACATGGTTATGTTGGTGCTGATCTTGCTGCTCTGTGTACTGAGGCTGCACTTCAGTGCATTAGAGAAAAGATGGATGTTATTGACTTAGAGGATGAGTCAATAGATGCTGAGATACTGAACTCAATGGCTGTTACAAATGAGCACTTTGCTACTGCTCTTGGAACAAGCAATCCATCTGCCCTCCGTGAGACG GTTGTTGAGGTGCCCAATGTTAGTTGGGAGGATATTGGAGGTCTTGAGAATGTCAAGAGGGAACTTCAAGAG ACTGTACAGTACCCTGTGGAGCATCCTGAGAAATTTGAGAAGTTTGGCATGTCGCCTTCTAAGGGAGTTCTTTTCTATGGTCCTCCTGGATGTGGAAAGACCCTTCTTGCCAAAGCCATCGCCAATGAGTGTCAGGCCAACTTTATCAGTATCAAGGGTCCCGAGTTGCTTACTATGTGGTTTGGAGAGAGTGAGGCTAATGTAAGGGAAATTTTTGATAAGGCCAGAGGATCTGCACCATGTGTTCTGTTCTTTGATGAACTTGACTCAATTGCCACCCAG AGAGGGAGCAGTGTTGGAGACGCTGGTGGTGCTGCTGATAGAGTTCTCAACCAGCTTCTTACTGAAATGGATGGCATGTCTGCCAAAAAGACTGTTTTCATTATTGGAGCCACCAACAGACCAGACATTATAGACCCTGCTCTTCTACGTCCTGGCCGTCTTGATCAGTTGATTTATATTCCCCTTCCAGATGAGGAATCTCGTTTTCAAATCTTCAAGTCCTGCCTTAGGAAGTCTCCTGTTGCCAAAGATGTTGACCTCAGTGCTCTTGCCAAGTACACTCAAGGATTTAGTGGTGCAGATATCACTGAAATCTGTCAGCGTGCCTGCAAATATGCCATCAGAGAGAATATCGAGAAA GATATTGAGAAGGAGAGGAGAAGGAAGGATAACCCCGAGGCAATGGAAGAGGATGTGGATGATGAGGTGGCAGAGATCAAGGCAGCTCACTTTGAGGAATCAATGAAGTATGCCCGGCGGAGTGTCAGCGATGCTGATATCCGCAAATACCAGGCATTTGCGCAAACATTGCAGCAGTCAAGAGGGTTTGGAACTGAATTCAGGTTTGCCGAATCTGGTTCTGCGGCTGCAGGTGCTGACCCTTTTGCAACCACTGCTGGTGCGGCTGATGAAGATGACCTTTACAATTAG